The following coding sequences are from one Acipenser ruthenus chromosome 7, fAciRut3.2 maternal haplotype, whole genome shotgun sequence window:
- the LOC117415294 gene encoding centrosomal protein of 41 kDa-like, with the protein MSAKRGFGNTEYLKKKVPQNPKYQHVKTRLDTGNSLSKYMEKVEEIKKNYRYKKDELFKRLKVTTFAQLVIQVASVSDLNDGENNEELCRLDDNNSVLSGTGAELLSERTNGKGDPEGILQTTPVQFIDNRNDLGETELSPRSTLQSVISGVGEMDLDKASQKNVNGTPASSPRITNKPYTDCPYLLLDVRDRDEYEQCRIIGAYNYPIATLSRTMNPYTKEVLEYKNASGKIIILYDEDERVASQAATTMCERGFENLFMLSGGLKVIAQKFPEGLTTGSFPSSCPQSVPPTSGRKRSTPRPPSYPAENKWQFTSEDLNKIQFYLEDMLIPTNTNSRLSRLSVGSAQSKASSARSSYTPSAACSDSARTQSSTRHWK; encoded by the exons ATGTCGGCTAAAAGAGGTTTCGGTAATACAGAG taCTTAAAAAAGAAAGTTCCACAGAACCCAAAATACCAGCATGTAAAAACAAGGCTTGATACAG GCAACAGCTTGAGCAAATACATGGAAAAGGTGGAAGAGATCAAAAAAA aTTACAGATATAAGAAAGATGAGCTGTTCAAAAGACTTAAAGTGACAACATTTGCTCAGTTG GTCATCCAGGTAGCTTCAGTATCAGATTTGAATGATGGTGAAAATAATGAGGAGTTATGTAGGCTAGATG ACAACAATTCAGTGCTGTCTGGCACAGGTGCAGAACTGCTTTCAGAAAGAACCAATGGAAAGGGAGACCCTGAGGGGATACTGCAGACTACACCAGTGCAGTTTATTGATAACAGAAATGATTTGGGAGAAACTGAACTTTCACCAAGGTCAACACTTCAAAG tgtaataAGTGGCGTTGGAGAGATGGATCTAGATAAGGCTTCACAGAAGAATGTAAACGGTACACCTGCTTCAAGCCCAAGGATCACAAACAAACCATACACTGACTGCCCATACTTGCTGCTAGATGTTAGGGACAGAGATGAGTATGAACAATGCCGTATTATTGGAG CATACAATTACCCCATTGCAACACTGTCCCGGACGATGAACCCATACACAAAGGAAGTGCTGGAATAT AAAAATGCTTCTGGCAAGATAATTATTCTTTATGATGAAGACGAGAGAGTTGCCAGCCAGGCCGCCACCACGATGTGTGAAAGAGGATTTGAGAATCTGTTCATGCTTTCAGGAG GGTTAAAAGTGATAGCTCAGAAGTTCCCAGAAGGTTTGACAACTGGTTCATTCCCATCATCGTGCCCACAATCAGTTCCACCAACATCTGGTCGCAAACGCTCTACTCCCAGACCACCATCATACCCTGCTGAAAATAAGTGGCAATTTACTTCTGAAGAtctgaacaaaatacagttttaCTTGGAAGATATGCTAATTCCTACAAATACCAACA gtcGTTTGAGTCGTCTTTCAGTGGGAAGTGCACAGTCAAAGGCATCTAGTGCAAGAAGCAGCTACACTCCATCTGCTGCCTGCTCAGACAGCGCCCGGACTCAAAGCAGCACTAGACAttggaaatga
- the LOC117415967 gene encoding carboxypeptidase A1-like produces MKGVIFFSALLVAVFSQKIFVGDQVLRIATKDVEQITLLKDLEELEHLELDFWKGPTHPDFPTDVHVPFASLQAVKVFLESNNIQYSIMIENLQSIVEEEKIQISRSRSTEQMRNTNSFNYASYHTLDEIYSWMDMLVSEQSNLVSKIHIGSTFENRPIYILKFSTGGTKRPAIWIDTGIHSREWVTQASGIWMAKKIATDYGKDAFITSILNEMDIFIEIVTNPDGFYFTHTKNRMWRKTRSTNSGSSCVGVDPNRNWDAGFGGAGASSNPCSETYRGPRANSESEVKSIVDFVKSHGNFKAFISIHSYSQMLLYPYGYTKTPAADQQELDNLAKKAIDALSTLYGTSYRYGSIINTIYQASGGTIDWTYNQGIKYSYTFELRDTGRYGFILPANQIIPTAQETWLAIKTIMEHTYNNPY; encoded by the exons ATGAAGGGGGTGATTTTTTTCAGTGCTCTTTTGGTGGCTGTTTTCAGCCAGAAGATCTTTGTGGG GGATCAAGTGCTGAGGATAGCGACTAAGGATGTGGAGCAGATTACCCTGTTGAAGGATCTTGAAGAGCTTGAGCACTTAGAG CTTGATTTTTGGAAGGGTCCCACACATCCTGATTTTCCCACTGATGTTCATGTTCCATTTGCCAGCCTTCAAGCCGTCAAAGTATTTCTGGAGTCCAACAATATCCAATATTCTATCATGATTGAGAATCTGCAG TCAATAGTGGAAGAAGAAAAGATTCAGATAAGCAGATCTCGTTCCACTGAACAAATGAGAAACACAAACAGCTTTAACTATGCCAGCTACCACACTCTGGATGAG ATCTACAGCTGGATGGACATGCTGGTCTCCGAACAGTCTAACCTGGTCAGCAAAATTCACATTGGTTCCACCTTTGAGAATCGCCCTATTTACATCCTTAAG TTCAGCACAGGAGGCACCAAACGCCCGGCCATCTGGATTGATACCGGCATTCACTCACGTGAGTGGGTCACACAGGCTAGCGGAATCTGGATGGCAAAAAAG ATTGCAACCGACTACGGAAAAGATGCCTTCATTACCTCTATCCTAAATGAAATGGATATCTTCATTGAGATTGTTACCAATCCTGATGGCTTCTATTTCACACACACCAAA AACCGCATGTGGCGTAAAACCAGGTCCACCAATTCAGGATCCTCTTGTGTTGGAGTTGACCCAAACAGGAACTGGGATGCTGGATTTGGAg GAGCTGGTGCCAGCAGTAACCCCTGCTCTGAAACCTACCGTGGACCACGTGCCAATTCTGAATCGGAGGTCAAATCCATTGTTGACTTTGTGAAGAGCCATGGCAACTTTAAGGCCTTCATCTCCATCCACAGCTACTCCCAGATGCTTCTTTATCCTTATGGATATACAAAGACCCCTGCTGCGGATCAGCAGGAACTG GACAACCTTGCCAAAAAAGCTATTGATGCTTTGTCGACTCTTTATGGAACCAGCTATAGATACGGCAGTATTATCAACACCATCT ATCAAGCCAGTGGTGGCACCATTGACTGGACCTATAACCAGGGCATCAAGTACTCTTACACCTTTGAACTGCGTGACACTGGTAGATATGGGTTTATACTGCCTGCCAACCAAATCATTCCTACCGCCCAGGAGACCTGGCTGGCTATTAAGACCATCATGGAGCACACCTATAACAATCCATACTAA
- the LOC117416000 gene encoding carboxypeptidase A1-like isoform X1 encodes MRSLVVFCSLVVAVFNQKLFVGDQVLRITASSEEQITLLKELQDLEHLKLDFWREPVKTALAVDVRVPFAGLQALKVFLESNGIQYRVMIDDVQMLLDEEKEEMFRSHDRERNTNNFDYASYHTLEEIYSWMDSLEAEYPDLVTKIQIGSSFEGRPINVLKFSTGGSNRPAIWLDSGIHAREWITPATGIWSAKKIASDYGRDPSLTAILNTMDIFFEIVTNPDGYYFTHTSNRMWRKTRSINPGSSCVGVDPNRNWGAGFGGPGTSTNPCSETYLGSFEHSESEVKSIVDFILGHGNFKAMITIHSYSQMLMYPYGYTSTETPNQQELHTLAKSAVDALAALHGTKYTYGSMITTIYPASGTTADWGYLNGIKYSFTFELRDTGRYGFLLPAEQIIPTAQETWLALMKIMEHARDNPY; translated from the exons ATGAGGTCTTTGGTAGTCTTCTGTAGCCTTGTTGTGGCAGTTTTTAACCAAAAGCTTTTTGTTGG ggaccaGGTTCTCCGCATCACTGCAAGCAGCGAGGAGCAGATCACACTTCTCAAGGAGCTGCAGGACCTAGAACACCTGAAG CTTGATTTCTGGCGTGAGCCTGTGAAGACTGCTCTAGCTGTGGATGTGCGCGTTCCTTTTGCTGGTCTTCAGGCACTTAAGGTCTTTTTGGAATCCAATGGCATCCAATACAGGGTTATGATTGATGATGTCCAg atGCTGTTGGATGAAGAAAAGGAAGAAATGTTCCGTTCTCATGACAGGGAGCGAAACACCAACAACTTTGACTATGCTTCCTACCACACACTGGAGGAG ATTTACAGCTGGATGGACAGTTTAGAAGCTGAGTACCCAGACCTGGTTACCAAGATTCAGATTGGCTCCAGTTTTGAGGGTCGTCCCATTAATGTGCTGAAG TTTAGCACTGGGGGCAGTAACCGTCCTGCTATCTGGCTTGACAGTGGGATTCATGCACGTGAATGGATCACTCCAGCTACTGGGATCTGGTCAGCAAAGAAG ATTGCTTCCGATTATGGCCGCGACCCTTCACTAACTGCAATACTGAACACGATGGACATCTTCTTTGAGATTGTCACCAACCCCGATGGCTATTATTTCACCCACACCAGT AACCGCATGTGGCGCAAGACTAGGTCCATCAACCCTGGATCATCTTGTGTTGGAGTGGATCCTAACAGGAACTGGGGAGCAGGATTTGGAG GTCCTGGCACCAGCACGAATCCCTGTTCTGAAACCTACCTTGGATCATTTGAACACTCTGAGTCTGAGGTGAAATCAATTGTAGACTTCATCCTGGGCCACGGAAACTTTAAGGCCATGATTACTATCCATAGCTACTCCCAGATGCTGATGTACCCCTATGGGTACACTTCAACAGAGACCCCGAATCAACAGGAACTG CATACCTTAGCAAAAAGTGCAGTGGATGCCCTCGCTGCACTACATGGAACCAAGTACACCTATGGCAGCATGATCACCACTATCT ATCCAGCGAGTGGTACCACAGCTGACTGGGGCTATTTAAATGGCATTAAGTATTCCTTCACGTTCGAACTACGAGACACCGGTCGCTATGGTTTCCTGTTGCCAGCAGAGCAGATCATTCCAACTGCTCAGGAGACCTGGCTGGCACTCATGAAGATAATGGAGCATGCCCGAGACAATCCATATTAA
- the LOC117416000 gene encoding carboxypeptidase A1-like isoform X2: MHSYRRDQVLRITASSEEQITLLKELQDLEHLKLDFWREPVKTALAVDVRVPFAGLQALKVFLESNGIQYRVMIDDVQMLLDEEKEEMFRSHDRERNTNNFDYASYHTLEEIYSWMDSLEAEYPDLVTKIQIGSSFEGRPINVLKFSTGGSNRPAIWLDSGIHAREWITPATGIWSAKKIASDYGRDPSLTAILNTMDIFFEIVTNPDGYYFTHTSNRMWRKTRSINPGSSCVGVDPNRNWGAGFGGPGTSTNPCSETYLGSFEHSESEVKSIVDFILGHGNFKAMITIHSYSQMLMYPYGYTSTETPNQQELHTLAKSAVDALAALHGTKYTYGSMITTIYPASGTTADWGYLNGIKYSFTFELRDTGRYGFLLPAEQIIPTAQETWLALMKIMEHARDNPY, translated from the exons ATGCACAGCTACCGGAG ggaccaGGTTCTCCGCATCACTGCAAGCAGCGAGGAGCAGATCACACTTCTCAAGGAGCTGCAGGACCTAGAACACCTGAAG CTTGATTTCTGGCGTGAGCCTGTGAAGACTGCTCTAGCTGTGGATGTGCGCGTTCCTTTTGCTGGTCTTCAGGCACTTAAGGTCTTTTTGGAATCCAATGGCATCCAATACAGGGTTATGATTGATGATGTCCAg atGCTGTTGGATGAAGAAAAGGAAGAAATGTTCCGTTCTCATGACAGGGAGCGAAACACCAACAACTTTGACTATGCTTCCTACCACACACTGGAGGAG ATTTACAGCTGGATGGACAGTTTAGAAGCTGAGTACCCAGACCTGGTTACCAAGATTCAGATTGGCTCCAGTTTTGAGGGTCGTCCCATTAATGTGCTGAAG TTTAGCACTGGGGGCAGTAACCGTCCTGCTATCTGGCTTGACAGTGGGATTCATGCACGTGAATGGATCACTCCAGCTACTGGGATCTGGTCAGCAAAGAAG ATTGCTTCCGATTATGGCCGCGACCCTTCACTAACTGCAATACTGAACACGATGGACATCTTCTTTGAGATTGTCACCAACCCCGATGGCTATTATTTCACCCACACCAGT AACCGCATGTGGCGCAAGACTAGGTCCATCAACCCTGGATCATCTTGTGTTGGAGTGGATCCTAACAGGAACTGGGGAGCAGGATTTGGAG GTCCTGGCACCAGCACGAATCCCTGTTCTGAAACCTACCTTGGATCATTTGAACACTCTGAGTCTGAGGTGAAATCAATTGTAGACTTCATCCTGGGCCACGGAAACTTTAAGGCCATGATTACTATCCATAGCTACTCCCAGATGCTGATGTACCCCTATGGGTACACTTCAACAGAGACCCCGAATCAACAGGAACTG CATACCTTAGCAAAAAGTGCAGTGGATGCCCTCGCTGCACTACATGGAACCAAGTACACCTATGGCAGCATGATCACCACTATCT ATCCAGCGAGTGGTACCACAGCTGACTGGGGCTATTTAAATGGCATTAAGTATTCCTTCACGTTCGAACTACGAGACACCGGTCGCTATGGTTTCCTGTTGCCAGCAGAGCAGATCATTCCAACTGCTCAGGAGACCTGGCTGGCACTCATGAAGATAATGGAGCATGCCCGAGACAATCCATATTAA
- the LOC117415265 gene encoding testin-like, with the protein MELEKEVKKITLGHETGSGAQCLKCKDKCEGFELHFWRKICRNCKCGLEDHDVQTTTEDDKKIGKLLEDTKYTSLIAKLKTDGVHHYKRNVVTLTNSVAAKKDVAIKAVTYEWTPPVPNQSLAVRYIELLPKEKQPVAGTVGAVYRKKQMAKQLPEHDQDPTKCHELSPNEVKQMQQFVKKYKEEALGVGDIKVPEEMEAQNKEKGASEAGDRGTTAVVGALGNKTAPSKGAAYSCYRCQLGMKEGDPAVYAERAGFEKLWHPACFVCCTCSELLVDMIYFWKKGKLYCGRHYCDSEKPRCGGCDELIFSNEYTQAEDQNWHLKHFCCFDCDCVLAGEIYVMVNSKPVCKACYMKNHAALCQGCQNALEPEAQRVTYGNFNWHAEPECFLCSCCTKCLIGQKFMPIEGMLFCSVECKKKMTS; encoded by the exons ATGGAGTTGGAAAAAGAAGTTAAAAAG ATCACCCTCGGACATGAAACAGGATCGGGAGCCCAGTGTTTGAAATGCAAGGATAAATGTGAAGGGTTTGAGCTGCATTTCTGGAG AAAAATTTGTCGAAACTGTAAGTGTGGCCTGGAAGATCATGATGTGCAAACCACCACAGAAGACGACAAGAAAATTGGCAAGCTGCTGGAGGACACTAAATACACCAGCCTCATAGCCAAGCTGAAGACTGATGGGGTGCACCACTACAAGCGCAATGTGGTGACACTGACCAACTCTGTGGCAGCTAAGAAAGATGTGGCCATCAAAGCTGTGACCTACGAGTGGACTCCTCCTGTCCCTAATCAGTCTCTG GCTGTGCGCTACATTGAGTTGCTACCAAAGGAGAAGCAGCCCGTGGCCGGCACTGTGGGGGCTGTGTACCGTAAGAAACAGATGGCTAAGCAATTGCCTGAACATGATCAGGACCCAACGAAATGCCACGAATTGTCCCCTAATGAAGTGAAGCAGATGCAGCAGTTTGTCAAGAAGTACAAGGAAGAAGCCCTGGGAGTTGGGGACATCAAGGTTCCTGAGGAGATGGAGGCGCAGAATAAAGAGAAGGGTGCGAGTGAGGCCGGAGACCGAGGCACCACTGCGGTGGTGGGAGCTCTGGGTAACAAGACGGCTCCTTCAAAAGGAGCAGCTTAT TCTTGTTACCGGTGCCAGCTGGGCATGAAGGAAGGAGACCCTGCAGTATATGCTGAACGTGCTGGCTTTGAGAAGCTGTGGCACCcagcttgttttgtgtgttgcaCCTGCAGTGAGCTTCTGGTGGACATGATCTATTTCTGGAAGAAAGGAAAACTGTACTGCGGCCGACACTACTGTGACAGCGAGAAACCTCGCTGCGGTGGCTGTGACGAG CTGATATTCAGCAATGAGTACACCCAGGCAGAGGACCAGAACTGGCACCTGAAACACTTCTGTTGTTTTGACTGTGACTGTGTCCTTGCTGGAGAGATTTATGTCATGGTGAACAGCAAGCCTGTTTGCAAAGCCTGCTACATGAAGAATCATGCTGCG CTGTGCCAAGGCTGTCAGAATGCTTTAGAACCAGAGGCTCAGCGAGTGACCTATGGGAACTTCAACTGGCACGCAGAACCAGAGTGCTTCCTCTGCTCCTGCTGCACCAAGTGTCTGATTGGCCAGAAGTTTATGCCGATTGAGGGGATGCTCTTCTGTTCAGTGGAATGCAAAAAGAAAATGACTTCTTAA